The genomic region gagAATTCAAATTCTATTCTTTAAGTAGAAAGATTATGCatcaattaataaactaaatacTTAGATACGTAACTACATGTAATGTTGCATCATTGCATGGTATATTATATCAACAATATAAAAACCTATTGGACTTCACCTtactaaagaaaaaattattgagtcttaaaattcaaattaatctTTTTGATTACAGATTTcacatcaataaaaaataaataaatattgaatatataaatgtgtaccttttactttttatcaaatatgtttttaaaattcaaaacataGACTTGTGACAAGTGATTTTAGTACaaacttaaattttcattattgtaaaatttcatgaaaaatacaaatgtCAAAATAGATTTGAATTAATGTAAGAATCTCTCTCGTGTGAGTAGAGACCAAGTACAACAAGCCTCTTTTATGGGTAAAGAGCTTGTTGCACAAATGGGTGCATTGGATTGTGTTATTTTATTCATGTGGAATATGTAGTTTACTCTCCTGTCCTTAcaatatgaaaatgaaaaggacGGGATTGAGCAACATGGCTTCAAATGGTGACTTCACACGATGTGGTGAAAGTATTAAGTATCACTAATTGGTTTGTTAATCAAAAGCGAAGATTGCTCGctactattttatatttaaaacataattaaagtgacaaaaggagaaaagagagGTCAGATGAGACATgacttgaaaaagaaaaataaataaaggagCTATATGCACTTAGTTTGCTCAGCCTGTCTAGGCCTGACCTGAGAGAATAATGGGCTGTCCTTtagtatgtatgtatgtatgtatatataagaTATATAAACAGatattacattttttcttatattctATTTATAGTTCATAATTGAGTTTGTTTATGGTCACTATCTAAACCAAAGACAATTTAAGTACGGAACACTTTAAGGAAACACCATACCTGCAAAAGATAATCCGATAACTGggaagataaaaaataatgagattacatgtaaataattcaaattttaaaaaacaaaaaatttaatattttttcgAACTCTTTAACACTTCATAAAGAAACGTTAGAGTTTCTCCCGTTAAGGATGAAGGACCAAACCCAACAAACTTGGGCCCAAGTTCATGCCCTTGGAATCAAGCTTTTCAATCGCGACTGGACCGGATCAGCTTACATCGCACCCTAAAACCCAGCGGCTGAACTAGAAAAGCCTCGTCGCATTTGCTTAgcacaggaaaaaaaaaaaaaaaacccaggaagaaagagagaggttTAGCCCGCATTTCAGCCGAGACCTCTCCGTTCCCAATCGGTATTTTTCTTCACTCCTTGCGCGGAACTCCGCGTTCTACTATAAATTTTCCGGTGTTTATTTTATAAGattaaatttcatttcatgTAAAAGTTCTTTGCTTGATCACAGTTCCTTTGACAATATTAATCTGGTCCAATCCTTCTTgggttttcatttttgttttatttagcAATAATATACTGTAAAATTTTTGCTTGAGAATGAAATTTAATTGcttgaaaaaataaagttagTTGTAATTGCAAATTTATGACTTGAcgtgtttcttttctttagttAGAACCTAAGTGGTTATTTTAGGGTTAAATGTGACTCGGGGAGTTTGATGATATCTTAACTATGATTAAATATGTTGGTAATTTCTATAGTCATAGCCTAAGTTATTATGTTGTGGTTAAGTATGATTCggagaatttgatgatatcTTAACTTTGGATATTGCAGTAGTAAGTATGAAGGTGCGAGCATCAGTGAAAAAGATGTGTGAGTTCTGCAGAACTGTTAAGCGTCGTGGACGTGTGTATGTACTATGCACTTCCAACCCTAAGCATAAGCAACGACAAGGCATTTCCACATTTGCGTCTGAAGGCGCATTGCCTCCTACGTATGGCCCTCTCCTTAcatttgcttttgtttttttttggtgttttcatttgttttctcACTCTTAGTTCCATGCGTTACAATTTAGGAACCTTAATGGCTTGAACTATTTAAACATGGTTTATTTTCTGAAGTGGGACGCTACTAGTTTGGTTTTTTTCAATTGTCTTTATATTGTTGCATATTAGGGAAAGGCACCTTCATCtgatttag from Theobroma cacao cultivar B97-61/B2 chromosome 9, Criollo_cocoa_genome_V2, whole genome shotgun sequence harbors:
- the LOC18588768 gene encoding uncharacterized protein LOC18588768 gives rise to the protein MKVRASVKKMCEFCRTVKRRGRVYVLCTSNPKHKQRQGISTFASEGALPPTSTETNVKHAIVPSHSMRPGLASLLPKRQEPSLMLGWRANLASLIFKSGS